One Parasphingorhabdus cellanae genomic region harbors:
- a CDS encoding EAL domain-containing protein, with product MGRKIIAALLLGSALNIPLASAQTEPRPSAFEAQIADTKSAMMSNPGDALKSARKAALIANAMPKTESALAIATSQWLEGEALTRLNKPKQAMPVIASALKTVKRVAPGSKLNADLLKSSSAIAIQTGRVEQALPMLYDAYRIYGELDEKRSQAIILHNIGSIYYEARDYPRVLDYYDQAKSVYADDPALNLSSYNNRGNALRDMGQFGEAEKEYAKALDVAKEMDSPLLQTRILTNLAFAQYAQGDLAKAEKTTLSGLNIAQSGATDWEPFLWGTRAQIALAGNRLSEAENFVGKAFRGVDLQSSTMSYRDYHSTAFQVFSALGRYKEALQHLSAFKRLDDTGRELAASTNSALLAAQFDDANRELEISKLEAKQAQRDLMLAQSQTILRYTSLVLVVAFAVIGALFFAVVSIRRRRKAVSAANAKLSHAARHDLLTGLANRRYFRDLLSDALASAHENSDRCAVMLIDLDRFKTVNDTLGHNIGDQLLCHIAEHLKQAAGDTVHAVRLGGDEFALVIPHIESDREIEELGQKVIEKLCGTHSINGTSVNIGATIGVAVGPQDSDDVQTLTRCADLALYHGKESGRGQCVRYKQFMQIEADERHILENDLRGALENGDLSVAYQSIVDANSEQVIGYEALLRWNHPTRGEISPAVFIPIAEEARLIGNIGNWVLRTACAQAKTWPDHVRLSVNVSALQVEGGGLANSIIGALAASGLSPERLELEVTESVFLDNHEKTDATLENLRSLGINLVLDDFGTGYSSLGYLRRASFSTIKIDRGFVKSATRGSTESLAIIRAIVTMAEELGMKTTAEGIESIREMDVMRDLGCTQLQGYLFSRPTETVSGRVDNRVSVADIVPFSNTELKRQVG from the coding sequence GTGGGACGAAAGATAATTGCAGCGTTGCTGCTAGGCTCAGCGCTCAACATCCCCTTAGCAAGTGCGCAGACAGAGCCGAGACCATCAGCATTTGAAGCACAGATTGCAGATACCAAGTCTGCGATGATGTCGAACCCCGGTGACGCGCTTAAGTCAGCTCGCAAAGCTGCGCTAATTGCAAACGCAATGCCGAAAACAGAGTCGGCATTGGCTATCGCAACAAGTCAGTGGCTGGAAGGGGAAGCTCTTACACGGCTCAATAAACCGAAACAGGCAATGCCGGTTATCGCCAGCGCCTTGAAAACAGTCAAACGCGTCGCACCCGGTAGCAAGTTAAATGCCGATTTGCTGAAATCCTCATCTGCGATTGCTATCCAAACCGGCCGGGTAGAGCAAGCTCTACCTATGCTCTACGATGCTTACCGGATATATGGAGAGCTGGATGAGAAACGTAGTCAGGCGATCATTCTGCATAACATCGGCTCGATTTATTACGAGGCGCGTGATTATCCGAGAGTTCTGGACTATTATGATCAAGCCAAATCGGTCTATGCTGACGATCCAGCGTTAAACCTCTCCTCTTACAACAATCGCGGTAACGCTTTGAGAGATATGGGGCAATTTGGTGAAGCGGAAAAAGAATATGCCAAAGCCCTGGACGTCGCAAAAGAGATGGACAGCCCCCTCCTTCAAACCCGAATATTAACAAATTTGGCTTTCGCTCAATATGCTCAGGGCGATCTCGCAAAAGCGGAGAAGACGACACTATCTGGTTTGAATATTGCTCAGTCCGGAGCGACTGACTGGGAGCCATTTCTTTGGGGCACGCGTGCACAAATCGCGTTGGCAGGAAATAGGCTCTCGGAAGCAGAGAATTTTGTCGGCAAAGCCTTCCGCGGCGTCGATTTGCAGAGCTCGACAATGTCCTATCGGGATTATCATTCGACGGCATTCCAAGTGTTCAGCGCTTTAGGGCGCTATAAGGAAGCGCTCCAACATCTCAGTGCGTTCAAGCGCCTTGACGATACAGGTAGGGAATTGGCTGCATCGACCAATTCAGCGCTGCTTGCGGCGCAATTTGATGATGCCAATCGTGAACTTGAAATTTCCAAGCTGGAAGCCAAACAGGCACAGCGCGATCTGATGCTCGCCCAGTCGCAGACCATCTTGCGCTACACCAGCTTGGTACTGGTCGTCGCCTTTGCTGTCATCGGTGCGCTATTTTTCGCGGTAGTATCTATCCGACGGAGAAGAAAAGCCGTGAGTGCTGCGAACGCGAAGCTATCGCATGCCGCTCGCCACGATCTGCTTACCGGCCTTGCTAACCGTCGTTATTTCAGGGATCTGCTATCGGATGCGCTCGCCAGCGCCCACGAGAATAGTGATCGTTGTGCGGTCATGCTAATCGATCTTGATCGATTCAAAACGGTGAACGACACGCTCGGTCACAATATCGGCGATCAACTTCTTTGCCACATCGCAGAACATCTCAAACAAGCTGCCGGCGATACAGTCCACGCCGTGCGCCTTGGTGGTGATGAATTTGCTTTGGTGATCCCGCACATTGAAAGCGACCGGGAAATCGAAGAGCTTGGTCAAAAAGTCATCGAAAAACTCTGTGGCACGCATTCTATCAATGGAACGTCCGTAAATATCGGCGCTACGATCGGTGTTGCGGTTGGACCACAAGATAGTGACGATGTTCAAACGCTTACGCGTTGTGCTGATCTCGCACTCTATCACGGCAAGGAATCAGGTCGCGGTCAATGCGTCCGTTATAAGCAATTCATGCAGATTGAAGCCGATGAGCGGCATATTCTGGAAAATGACCTGCGCGGGGCGCTGGAAAATGGTGATTTGTCCGTGGCCTATCAATCCATCGTGGATGCCAATAGCGAACAAGTCATCGGTTATGAGGCGCTATTGCGTTGGAACCACCCCACGCGTGGAGAAATTTCCCCTGCCGTCTTTATACCGATTGCCGAAGAGGCACGATTAATCGGCAATATCGGTAACTGGGTATTGCGGACCGCCTGTGCACAAGCGAAAACTTGGCCGGACCATGTCAGGCTGTCTGTCAACGTTTCAGCGCTTCAGGTAGAGGGCGGCGGCCTGGCCAACAGCATAATCGGTGCCTTGGCAGCAAGCGGCCTGAGCCCTGAGCGTCTCGAATTGGAAGTGACCGAGAGTGTGTTCCTCGATAATCACGAGAAAACCGACGCGACATTGGAAAATCTGCGTTCGCTGGGTATCAATCTCGTCCTGGACGATTTTGGCACCGGTTATTCATCGCTCGGCTATCTCCGCCGCGCCAGTTTTTCGACCATAAAAATTGACCGGGGTTTCGTGAAATCTGCCACTCGGGGATCTACTGAAAGCTTAGCGATCATCCGAGCCATTGTAACAATGGCCGAAGAATTGGGCATGAAGACAACCGCAGAAGGCATTGAGAGCATTAGGGAAATGGACGTTATGCGAGACCTTGGTTGTACGCAATTACAAGGCTATTTATTTTCGCGGCCAACGGAAACAGTATCCGGCCGGGTCGACAATAGAGTCTCGGTAGCTGACATCGTTCCATTCTCAAATACCGAACTCAAGCGCCAGGTTGGTTAA
- a CDS encoding S8 family peptidase encodes MKRPSNYRSSKLAIALIIFGTAVPSMAQTIDPIVEQPVTEQSENPAPSVHTDVRPIVPMGGSIDPFSGSIDPFSGSLDPFSGSIDPFAGNINPFEGNIDPFSGNLNPFHGEIRALWGAIDPFGGNLDPFAGNVDPFAGNVDPFYGNLDPFQGEIDPLSGTVLPSYIETNSFWHSFGATWRETNLQLNDIAVNGNTNAKRTVLENQINSLINQSKNLWGTAVEARTGQTFEASFLNPLFAKFGISNNRVWGFRSLSQAQRAQLVSEWYDGLMGYSGRDHVDHWMRTINWTPELTKIQGSGADSVIGILDSSFVNDPDLTDNVFHSGGYSAQVGGHGTGVASLLIAAHDGRGIMGIAPNASVATYNPFDHTGSASWNDITDGIVSLKNANASVINMSLGVSGWTLHPEWNNVFNNSDVKKVAKDTVFVIAAGNDGITQTQNVEFKRNSDIGLIVVGAVDPVGNISSLSNKPGSVCLSDGGKCKDGYDLKDIFIVAPGELILMADGNGGVTRRSGTSFAAPLVSGAITLLHDRWQWLTEHPEETVSIILDSAQDLGAPGVDDVYGVGLLDVEASQSPLDFNSLEFYEYRGNKKLKRKAADLQKTGVGATWNAQGVFLTMFEKIGGTHRDFAVPFSSQLIGQKTSVTGSNEYFQSYITDRFVDWSTPNLTSSKAVGGFTDVASYDSPKREGWHFAISASNPTRYLTNGRQGELPHSAIKFGDAAGQFSFNAGYGHGAIALLGQQSFGLTSDYDTATGGLNPVLGLASGGGFLDAEFAIVKNTTVAFGLTSRRLDHSENQALSEAERMQLRGAKDYQASAFNLRMTHKPFKAATVSVSFASLNEKDGLLGVQSALENDLRHGSNSKTITVGASFDLPHGINIAASATAAMTKSNGGLNQNLRTNGNVRSSAYAFSIGKQGLMRKDDRLRMSFTQPLHVENGTLEYTAVEVIDRSTGEIGSVTRDFNIADNNRRFTGELLYATPVMGGGELSFFGRAQYDASARNNVNEIIAGGVLSLPF; translated from the coding sequence ATGAAACGACCATCTAACTATCGCTCTAGCAAGCTGGCTATAGCATTGATCATATTCGGGACGGCTGTGCCATCAATGGCGCAGACTATCGATCCTATCGTAGAACAACCGGTTACCGAACAATCCGAAAATCCTGCACCTTCGGTACATACAGACGTACGACCGATCGTTCCGATGGGTGGCAGCATTGACCCTTTTTCAGGCAGCATAGATCCTTTTTCTGGATCGCTTGATCCATTTAGCGGCTCAATCGATCCTTTCGCTGGCAATATCAATCCGTTTGAAGGCAATATCGACCCGTTCTCTGGAAACCTGAATCCATTTCATGGTGAAATTAGAGCACTCTGGGGCGCTATCGATCCATTTGGCGGCAATCTTGATCCGTTTGCTGGCAACGTGGACCCATTTGCCGGCAATGTTGATCCGTTTTACGGTAATCTCGATCCTTTTCAGGGCGAGATTGATCCGCTCTCAGGCACCGTACTGCCCAGCTACATAGAAACAAATAGCTTCTGGCACAGTTTCGGCGCGACTTGGAGAGAGACCAATTTGCAGCTAAACGACATTGCTGTAAATGGTAATACCAACGCAAAAAGAACCGTGCTTGAAAATCAGATTAATAGCCTGATCAACCAATCCAAAAACCTTTGGGGCACAGCTGTAGAGGCTCGCACCGGGCAAACATTTGAAGCTAGCTTCCTCAACCCTTTATTCGCAAAATTCGGGATCAGCAATAACCGCGTCTGGGGCTTCCGCTCACTTAGCCAAGCACAGCGTGCGCAGCTGGTCAGCGAATGGTATGACGGTTTAATGGGATATAGTGGCCGTGATCATGTGGACCACTGGATGAGGACCATAAACTGGACGCCTGAATTGACAAAAATTCAGGGTAGCGGCGCTGATAGTGTTATCGGCATTCTGGACTCTTCGTTCGTGAATGATCCTGATCTGACTGATAATGTTTTCCACTCCGGCGGCTATTCTGCGCAAGTCGGCGGCCATGGTACAGGTGTAGCCAGCCTATTGATCGCAGCGCATGATGGCCGCGGCATCATGGGCATCGCGCCGAATGCATCTGTTGCAACCTATAACCCGTTCGATCACACCGGAAGTGCGTCTTGGAATGACATCACTGACGGTATTGTGTCGCTTAAAAATGCCAACGCGAGCGTGATCAACATGTCGCTGGGTGTTTCAGGTTGGACGTTGCATCCGGAGTGGAATAACGTTTTCAACAATAGCGATGTTAAAAAGGTCGCCAAAGATACCGTTTTTGTAATCGCCGCCGGTAACGATGGTATTACACAAACGCAAAATGTTGAATTTAAACGCAATTCAGACATTGGCTTAATCGTGGTGGGTGCAGTTGATCCAGTCGGCAATATCTCTAGCCTTTCTAACAAACCCGGATCGGTTTGCCTGAGCGATGGCGGGAAGTGCAAAGATGGCTATGACCTGAAAGATATATTTATCGTTGCCCCCGGGGAGCTTATCCTCATGGCCGACGGAAATGGCGGTGTAACCCGCCGTTCAGGTACTTCTTTTGCTGCACCTCTGGTATCTGGCGCTATCACGCTGCTACATGATCGTTGGCAGTGGCTTACCGAGCATCCTGAAGAAACGGTCAGCATCATCTTGGACTCAGCCCAAGACTTGGGCGCACCAGGTGTTGACGATGTTTATGGCGTGGGACTGCTAGACGTAGAGGCTTCGCAATCACCTCTCGATTTCAATTCTCTTGAATTCTACGAATATCGGGGAAACAAGAAATTGAAACGCAAGGCAGCGGACCTCCAAAAAACAGGCGTTGGTGCAACCTGGAACGCACAAGGTGTTTTCCTGACCATGTTTGAGAAAATTGGCGGTACGCATCGCGATTTTGCGGTTCCTTTTTCCAGCCAGCTTATCGGCCAGAAAACTAGTGTCACCGGCTCTAACGAGTATTTTCAGTCCTACATTACGGATCGTTTTGTTGACTGGTCGACCCCTAATCTTACATCATCAAAAGCTGTCGGCGGATTTACCGATGTTGCAAGCTATGACAGCCCAAAACGGGAAGGTTGGCATTTTGCAATCTCAGCTAGCAACCCGACGCGCTATTTAACCAACGGCCGTCAAGGCGAATTACCCCATAGCGCCATCAAATTTGGCGATGCTGCCGGTCAATTCTCTTTTAACGCAGGCTATGGCCATGGCGCTATTGCATTGCTTGGTCAGCAATCATTTGGCCTGACATCCGATTACGACACGGCTACTGGCGGTTTGAACCCTGTACTCGGCCTTGCCTCAGGTGGAGGATTTCTTGACGCGGAATTTGCGATTGTTAAGAATACAACCGTCGCATTTGGCTTGACTAGTCGCCGTTTGGATCATTCCGAAAACCAGGCGTTAAGCGAGGCTGAGCGGATGCAATTGCGCGGCGCAAAAGACTATCAAGCCAGCGCATTCAACCTTCGTATGACCCACAAGCCCTTTAAAGCGGCGACGGTAAGCGTAAGCTTTGCCTCGTTGAACGAAAAAGATGGCTTGCTGGGTGTTCAGTCCGCTCTTGAAAATGACTTGCGGCACGGTTCGAACAGTAAAACGATCACCGTGGGTGCCAGTTTTGATCTGCCTCATGGTATAAATATCGCCGCGTCTGCAACCGCTGCGATGACCAAATCAAATGGCGGCTTGAATCAGAACCTGCGTACCAACGGTAATGTAAGAAGTTCAGCTTATGCGTTCTCGATCGGCAAGCAGGGATTGATGCGGAAAGACGACCGTCTAAGGATGTCTTTCACCCAACCATTGCATGTGGAAAATGGCACGTTGGAATATACTGCGGTTGAAGTCATAGATCGTTCCACAGGCGAAATTGGCTCTGTGACGCGTGACTTTAATATTGCTGACAATAATCGCCGATTTACCGGGGAATTGCTCTATGCAACACCGGTCATGGGCGGCGGGGAACTATCCTTCTTCGGACGGGCTCAATATGATGCATCAGCTAGAAACAATGTTAACGAAATAATAGCAGGTGGTGTGCTAAGCCTCCCATTCTAA
- a CDS encoding HAD-IB family hydrolase has product MADRDSHLQDVLKAPEGPHIAALFDFDGTIIAGYSATAMLWEKIKRREMTAEELVETANVMAQYSMGSMGFSGLMMAASKFMKGVTEDSYFEFGEELYQKHIARKVYPESRDLIEAHIAKGHTVAIVSSATIYQIEPTARDLNIEHVLCSQYEVENGEFTGNIIRPLCFGEGKVIAAEKLAKEYKLDLKKSYFYSDSDDDIELLERVGKPRPLNPNSKLTEISKERGWPLQKFDSRGQGKPVDYLRTIYATGSLVTSFVAGLPIWALTGSQREATNFSTGLFGDIATALTGVELDINGEENLWVNRPCIFVFNHQSKADVMIMAKLVRKDVGGIAKKEVKDTPVIGKVMEMAGTVFVDRADGRNAIKAMEPLVDAIKIDGKSICIAPEGTRTLSPKIGPFKKGAFHLAMQAGVPMVPIVIHNAGDVAPKNEFVMRPATVKVDILPPVDTSNWKKATLNDHVAEVRGMFLKALGQSAEDAAMAEIAESSASSLRQPAVKQTTPVKTRRGKTAAKAVPKKAAPKARKTAQRQAPVAKTATSRTATVQKNVSKPAVSKAVTAKKTATKKTIVKKPAAKKTAARKAPPKKSVVAKK; this is encoded by the coding sequence ATGGCTGATCGGGATTCTCATCTGCAAGATGTGCTTAAGGCGCCTGAAGGGCCGCATATCGCGGCTTTGTTCGATTTTGATGGCACTATTATCGCCGGATATTCTGCCACTGCTATGTTGTGGGAAAAAATCAAGCGCCGGGAAATGACGGCCGAGGAATTGGTCGAAACCGCAAATGTGATGGCTCAGTACAGCATGGGGAGCATGGGCTTTTCTGGCCTGATGATGGCTGCGTCCAAATTCATGAAGGGCGTTACCGAAGACAGCTATTTTGAATTTGGTGAAGAACTTTATCAGAAGCATATAGCGCGAAAGGTTTACCCGGAATCACGCGATCTTATAGAAGCGCACATAGCGAAAGGGCATACGGTTGCGATTGTTTCGTCCGCCACGATCTATCAGATTGAGCCTACCGCACGTGATCTGAATATTGAGCATGTACTTTGTTCTCAATATGAGGTTGAGAATGGCGAGTTTACCGGAAACATTATTCGCCCGCTTTGCTTTGGCGAAGGCAAAGTTATCGCCGCCGAAAAACTCGCCAAAGAGTATAAGCTCGATCTGAAGAAGAGCTATTTTTATTCTGATAGCGACGATGATATTGAATTGCTGGAACGGGTTGGCAAACCGCGTCCGTTAAACCCTAACAGCAAGCTGACGGAAATTTCGAAAGAACGCGGCTGGCCGTTGCAAAAATTTGATAGCCGCGGGCAGGGCAAACCGGTCGACTATTTGCGAACAATTTATGCGACCGGATCGCTGGTTACATCTTTTGTAGCCGGATTGCCTATCTGGGCGTTGACGGGGTCACAGCGTGAGGCGACAAATTTCTCTACTGGACTGTTCGGCGATATTGCCACGGCGCTAACTGGCGTGGAACTGGATATCAACGGTGAGGAAAATCTTTGGGTCAACCGGCCCTGCATTTTTGTGTTCAATCATCAGAGCAAAGCTGATGTGATGATCATGGCAAAGCTGGTGCGCAAGGATGTCGGCGGGATTGCCAAGAAAGAGGTTAAAGACACGCCGGTAATCGGCAAGGTCATGGAAATGGCTGGTACCGTGTTTGTTGATCGAGCGGATGGTCGCAATGCCATAAAAGCGATGGAGCCCTTGGTCGATGCCATCAAGATCGACGGAAAGTCCATCTGCATAGCGCCCGAAGGAACCCGCACCCTGTCTCCCAAAATAGGGCCGTTTAAAAAAGGGGCTTTCCATCTGGCGATGCAAGCCGGCGTGCCGATGGTTCCGATAGTGATACACAATGCGGGTGATGTCGCGCCAAAAAATGAATTTGTAATGCGCCCCGCGACGGTGAAAGTTGATATCCTTCCACCGGTTGATACCAGCAATTGGAAAAAAGCGACATTGAATGATCATGTTGCCGAAGTGCGCGGCATGTTCCTGAAAGCACTCGGTCAAAGTGCTGAAGATGCTGCAATGGCTGAAATTGCTGAATCCTCAGCGTCTTCGCTCCGGCAGCCCGCTGTAAAGCAAACAACGCCTGTGAAGACAAGAAGAGGAAAAACAGCGGCAAAAGCTGTTCCAAAGAAGGCGGCTCCTAAAGCAAGAAAAACCGCGCAGCGGCAAGCGCCCGTAGCCAAAACAGCAACATCGCGAACTGCTACTGTCCAAAAAAATGTGAGCAAACCCGCTGTATCCAAAGCAGTCACCGCCAAAAAAACGGCCACCAAAAAAACAATCGTTAAAAAACCAGCCGCAAAGAAAACTGCAGCCCGGAAGGCTCCGCCCAAGAAGTCAGTTGTGGCGAAAAAATAG
- a CDS encoding glycerol-3-phosphate 1-O-acyltransferase, translating into MDESAAIAKAVPLLTQGPKLFVLDARNRVERRYLLDWLHTSLAEGGPDREINWVSLPISDERARLRLKELIRKLDADPDTTVIPVRIAWRIPNFEKGRALQKRHALFGDPRMPGSFRARTILLRNKRRAHCLTGQPATISDLRQRFAQQNAVEVQSDDEHEFAGFVVRQAGLVLDIEERGLRGRRYKVPRFVADGLRTSPKFRAAMTELAADLDKPETALYEEASKYMKELIARPSAFFIDMKAKLDRFMLSQGYEDKVVFKKSELARLRKTMRDHPTLLLFTHKTYIDGVTPTDLAYQNDLPMVHVFGGINLDFFGLGFVLRRAGTIFIRRSFENNPVYKLVLRHYVSYLLEKRFPMTWAFEGTRSRLGKLMPPRYGLLKYVMDSANVNDIKNVHIIPVVTSFDLIRDVEEYASEQTGRAKKAESLSWFIGYLRSLREPMGKVYVDFGKPVVIKQAPEPNDRIGLSKIAFEVAVEANRATPLTLTSLMCLSLLGTAPRAMTADELRAVINFFVEWAQERKIRFSEDLTRQNLEGIQKVVDTLVNSGLFMRYDQGSTTVYAIQPEKHPLASYYRNSIIHHFLDKAIIELSLLKARENKDNVPKDVFWAETERLRDLFKFEFFYPPKKEYRKNLKAELTRACADWEMKLDKGGVLLKSLTNRFQPLIGHAVFLPFVESYTVVLDILSRLEPGQAIDKKTCVEEALKEGRQAYLLRRITSEASIGKILFENGFKMATSQGLTGETTDETIMKRKALLRKFRALSRRMEKSRLEVLNLADKIFD; encoded by the coding sequence ATGGATGAATCCGCGGCAATAGCAAAAGCGGTTCCTCTGCTGACACAGGGGCCGAAATTATTTGTTTTAGATGCGCGTAACCGTGTCGAGCGCCGCTATTTACTGGATTGGCTTCATACATCTCTTGCAGAGGGCGGGCCTGACCGGGAAATAAACTGGGTCAGTCTTCCGATATCTGACGAACGGGCTCGTTTGCGGTTGAAAGAATTGATCCGGAAACTGGATGCTGACCCGGATACTACCGTAATACCGGTGCGGATCGCTTGGCGAATTCCTAATTTTGAGAAAGGCCGGGCACTTCAAAAGCGCCACGCCTTGTTCGGTGATCCCCGGATGCCAGGAAGTTTTCGGGCACGGACGATCTTGCTTCGTAACAAGCGCCGGGCACACTGCCTGACAGGGCAACCAGCAACAATTAGCGACCTCCGGCAACGCTTTGCGCAGCAGAATGCAGTTGAAGTTCAAAGCGATGATGAGCATGAATTTGCTGGTTTTGTGGTGCGTCAAGCTGGCCTTGTTCTTGATATCGAAGAGCGCGGCCTTCGCGGACGTCGATACAAAGTACCGCGCTTTGTCGCTGACGGCCTCAGAACAAGTCCGAAATTCAGAGCAGCGATGACCGAACTGGCAGCCGATCTCGATAAGCCGGAAACGGCGCTTTACGAAGAAGCGAGCAAATACATGAAAGAGCTAATCGCTCGTCCAAGTGCGTTCTTCATTGATATGAAGGCAAAGCTCGACCGTTTCATGTTGTCGCAGGGTTACGAAGACAAGGTGGTTTTCAAAAAAAGTGAGCTGGCACGATTGCGCAAAACAATGCGGGACCATCCGACGCTGCTTCTGTTCACGCACAAAACTTATATTGATGGGGTAACGCCCACCGATCTGGCCTATCAAAATGATTTGCCGATGGTGCATGTATTTGGCGGGATTAATCTCGATTTCTTTGGCCTTGGCTTTGTCTTGCGCCGTGCAGGTACGATTTTCATTCGCCGAAGCTTTGAGAATAACCCGGTCTACAAGCTCGTGCTGCGCCACTATGTCAGCTATTTGCTTGAGAAACGCTTTCCCATGACTTGGGCATTTGAAGGCACGCGCTCCCGGCTCGGAAAATTAATGCCGCCGCGTTACGGCTTGCTAAAATATGTGATGGATAGCGCTAATGTGAACGATATTAAGAATGTGCATATCATTCCGGTCGTGACCAGTTTTGACCTCATCCGCGACGTCGAAGAATATGCAAGCGAACAAACAGGGCGTGCCAAGAAAGCGGAATCACTGAGCTGGTTTATCGGTTATCTTCGAAGCCTGCGTGAGCCAATGGGGAAGGTTTATGTTGATTTCGGCAAGCCGGTGGTCATCAAGCAGGCACCTGAGCCCAATGATCGCATTGGCTTATCCAAAATTGCCTTTGAAGTGGCTGTGGAGGCCAATCGTGCGACACCGCTGACTTTGACCTCTCTTATGTGCCTAAGCTTGTTGGGCACTGCTCCTCGTGCAATGACCGCAGATGAATTGCGTGCGGTGATCAATTTCTTTGTCGAATGGGCGCAAGAACGCAAAATCCGGTTTAGCGAGGATTTGACCCGGCAAAATCTGGAGGGCATCCAAAAAGTTGTGGATACACTGGTCAACAGCGGATTGTTTATGCGCTATGATCAGGGGTCAACCACGGTTTATGCGATCCAGCCTGAAAAACATCCGTTGGCGAGCTATTACCGCAATTCTATTATCCACCATTTTCTTGATAAGGCAATAATTGAACTATCGCTGCTAAAGGCACGGGAAAATAAGGATAATGTACCTAAAGATGTGTTTTGGGCCGAAACGGAACGATTGCGCGATCTGTTTAAATTCGAATTTTTCTACCCACCGAAAAAAGAATATCGCAAAAACCTCAAAGCGGAATTGACACGCGCCTGTGCTGATTGGGAAATGAAGCTCGATAAAGGTGGGGTGTTGTTAAAAAGCCTGACCAACCGTTTCCAGCCTCTAATTGGCCATGCTGTTTTCCTTCCGTTCGTTGAATCATACACCGTTGTGCTAGATATATTGTCGCGGCTGGAGCCCGGCCAGGCAATTGACAAGAAGACTTGTGTTGAAGAGGCCCTGAAAGAAGGACGCCAAGCCTATTTGCTGCGGCGCATTACGAGCGAGGCCTCAATCGGCAAGATCTTGTTCGAAAACGGCTTCAAAATGGCTACAAGTCAAGGCCTGACGGGTGAAACAACCGATGAAACTATCATGAAGCGCAAGGCTTTGCTCCGCAAATTCCGAGCGTTGTCACGGCGAATGGAAAAATCACGCTTGGAGGTACTAAATCTCGCCGACAAGATTTTTGACTGA